The Anaerolineales bacterium region CTGCATCTCGGGCCGCTCATCACGCACAAAGTGCAGGCTGCGGATCAGCGTATCAATCCCTTTCAGCGCCTCGATACGGCCGACGAAGAGCAGATGATGGTCACCACCATCATCCCAGCCAAGCAGATTGCGGGCCACGGACTTGTTTTGCGGCTGGAAGCGGGCCAGGTCCACACCCGGCGGGATGACACGCACTTTGTTGCTGCGCAGCTCGTACAGCCACTGCAGCTCCGCCCGCTCGGCGGGCGTGGCCGCCACCACCGTGTCAGCTGCGTGCATGGCACGCAGCTCGCCGCGGATGCGGGCGGCGCTCTCCTGCGCGCCCAGGGCGGTGACGCGGTTCTTGACCAGGCCGAGCGTATGGAACATCAGCACCAGCGGGACGCCCCACTGCTTCTTGAGATGCATACCGACCAGGCCCGACAGCCAGTAGTGAGCGTGCAATACGTCGTACTGCACGCCTTCCTGTTGTGCGAAGTTAAGCAGGCCGCTCTCGAACTCGGGCAGGTAGGCGGCCAGCTCGTGCACCGGTGCATCGTCCTGTGGGCCGGCGGCCAGCGAGATCACTCGCGCCCCATTCGCCAGCGGGCGCACACTCTGGGGGCCACGGGTATACACATCCACGCGGTGCCCGCGGGCGGCCAGGTGGCGGCTGAGTTCGCCGACGTACACGTTCATGCCGCCGCTCTTTGCGTTGCCCAACGACGCCAGCGGGCTAGCGTGATAGCTGAGCATGGCGATGTTCAGCGGTTTCGGATTCTCAGGCGGCGTCATAGTTGCAAGCAATTATTGAGCAGTTATAATCTGCCTTCGTTCCTTATAAAGCGTTGGCGCTATCGAAGTGATTGAAACCTAATACGCCAAGCACGCGTGGCCTTGCCTGGTTTTGGCAAGGCCAAACCCAAGCATTTTGTTTGCCTCCGGCAAATAAAATACGCTTGGGTACGCCACCGTAGCTCAGTTGGCAGAGCAGTCGCTTCGTAAGCGACGGGTCATGGGTTCGAGTCCCATCGGTGGCTCTCACGTTTCTTCGCCCATTGCGCCAGCCTGCTCGTCAGCGCTCCCATTGCCAATCTTGTTCTCCATTCTTGCAATGATGTGCTGGCGCACATCCATGTACGCATCAGCCAGCTCCAGCTTGTGGCGGCTGAACAGCATCGCCAGCCCCAGCTTGTAGCGGCGCTCTAGCCAGGCCAGCGCGGCCTCGGGCTGAGCCTTCCCTTGCTGCATGGCGCGGTCAAGCAAGCGCACGAACAGCTGGCGATACACGTCCTGATCGTAGGGCCTCATCGCTGGTGATTATCAACCAGTCAATGCAAAATCTCAAATCAAAAATCTACAATCGCCGACCCCATCCTTTATAATCACCTTCATGCCCGTTCCTCTTGTAATCGGCGTGGCCGGCGGCTCTGGCTCCGGCAAGACCACTGTGGCCCAGGCCATCGTACAGCGCGCCACCCCGGGCAGTGTGGCCTACATCCAGCACGACTCGTACTACAAGGACCTCAGCAGCCTGGCCCCAGCCCAGCGCAAGACCACCAACTTTGACCACCCCAACTCGCTGGAAAGCGAGCTAATGGTCGAACACATCCGCGCCCTCAAAGAGGGCCGCAGTGTGGAAGTGCCCAGCTACGACTTCACCACCCACACTCGCCGCAAGGAAACTAACACCGTGGAGCCGCGCCCCATCGTGCTGGTGGAGGGCATTCTGCTGTATGTGGAGGCGGAGCTGCGCGAGATGTGCGATGTCAAGCTGTTCGTGGATACAGACGCCGATCTGCGCTTCATCCGCCGCCTGCAACGTGACATCAGTGAACGCGGCCGTTCGACCGAAAGCGTCATCCAGCAGTACTTTGCCACGGTGCGTCCCATGCACCTGGAGTTCGTCGAACCCTCCAAGCGCTACGCCGACCTGATCATTCCCTATGGCGGCTTCAACAAAGTCGCCCTGGAATTTGTGCTGGCCCGGATTGAAGCCCGCCTGCGCGAATACAAGAAAGAATTAGCCAACTAGTCTGAAAGGAAAATTTGCACATGTCCAAGCAATGGAACCAAGCCCCGGCGATGGAGATTGACCCCGCCAAGAGCTACACCGCCACTATCACCACCGATAAGGGCGATATGGTCATCAAGCTCTTCGCCGCTGAAGTGCCAGCCACCGTAAATAACTTCGTCTTTCTGGCCCGCCAGGGCTATTACGACGGCACCACTTTCCACCGCGTCATCGGCAACTTCATGGTCCAGGGTGGCGACCCGACCGGCAGTGGTATGGGCGGCCCTGGCTACAAATTTGCCGATGAGTTCCACCCCAGCCTGCGCCACAGCAAGCGCGGCATCCTCTCCATGGCCAACGCCGGCCCGAACACCAACGGCTCGCAGTTCTTCATCACCCACGGCCCCACCCCGCACCTGGATAACCGCCACGCCGTTTTCGGCGAACTGGTTGAGGGCGAGGATGTGCTCATGGCCATCCCCGAGCGTGATCCCGGCCGCGGCGGCCCAGCCGGCCAGCTGGTCTCCATCACTATCCAGGAGAGCTAGCGTGGCGGCGCGCCCAGCCAATCTCAAGCTGTGGCGCGCCCTGGCCCTGCTGCTGGTGGTCGGCGTCAGCCTAGCCATCGTCTTTCTGCCTGACGAATACACAAGCCAATTACAGGCGCTGGGTTACCCGGGCCTGTTTTTGCTTACGCTTATCTCGTACGCCACTGTGTTCCTGCCCGCGCCCGCCGCGCTGGTCGTTTTCACCATGGGCGCACACCTGCCGCCGCTGGGCGTAGCCCTGGCGGCGGGCAGCGGCGCCGCCCTGGGCGAGCTGACCGGCTACCTGGCCGGCTTCAGCGGCCAGGCCGCCATCGAGAATACGGCGGCCTACCAGCGCATGGTCGGCTGGATGCAGCGCAACGGCATGCTGACCGTGTTCGTGCTGGCGGCGGTGCCCAACCCTATCGTAGATCTCAGCGGCATCGCCGCCGGCGCGCTGCGCATGCCGCTGCCGCGCTTCCTGCTGGCCTGCTGGCTGGGTCAGGTGCTGAAGATGCTGATGATCGCGCTGGCAGGGGCCGGTTTGTTCAGGTTGCCCTACTTCGCGAACTAACTGCTAACCTTGCTCTCTTTGTGGTTAGCTTTGAGGAAGTATCTGTGTTCATCTGTGGTTAAAACAACGAAGGAGCAGCAATGGCCGATTTCAAGCAAGCAGATCAATACATTGCCACCAATCTAGACGCCAGTCTGGACGAGCTCGCCAAGCTATGCGCCGTGCCCAGCGTCGCCGCCCAAGGGATCGGCATTGACGAGGCGGTTGAGGTCGTCCAGGCCATGCTGGCCAAGCGCGGTTTTGCCACTGAGGTGATGCCCACTGGCGGCGCGCCGGTGGTCTACGCTGAGCGCAAGGGCCGCAATACGGCCAAGACCCTGCTCTTCTACAACCATTACGACGTCCAGCCGGCCGAGCCCCTGGAGCTGTGGCATACACCGCCCTTTGAAGCAACCCGCAAGGACGGAAAGATGTACGCGCGCGGCGTCAGCGACGATAAGGGCCACTTCGTCAGCCGCCTGTTCGCCCTCGACAGCCTGCTGGCACAGAGTGACGAGCTGCCATGTAATATCAAGTTCGTCGTCGAAGGCGAAGAGGAGATCGGCAGCATCCACATGCCCGCCTTCGTCGAGAAGCATGCCGACAAGCTGGCTGCGGATGCGTGCATTTGGGAGTTTGGCTATGTGGACGCCAACGACAAGCCCATCCAGTACATGGGCATGCGCGGCATCTGCTATGTCGAGTTCACCGTGGAACTACTCAAGACCGATGTACATTCTGGGTTGGGCGGTTCCATCTTCCCCAACGCCGCCTGGCGCCTCGTCTGGGCGCTCAACAGCCTCAAAGGCCCGGATGGCCGCATCCGTATCCCCGGCCACTACGATAAGGTCGTGCCGCCCACTGAGTTGGACCGCCAGCTGGCCGCCGCCCTCACCTATGAGGGCGATGACTACAGAGAGCGCTACGGTGTGAAAGAGTTCCTGCGCGGCACCGAGGGCAACCCAAACCTGGCCCTGCAGGAGTTCCTCGAACCCACCATGACCATCAGCGGACTGACCGCCGGCTACCAGGGCCCCGGCACCAAGACCGTTCTGCCCGCCAAGGCCAGCGCCAAGATCGACTTCCGTCTGGTGCCAAACCAGACCCCTGAAGACGTGATGAAAGGCCTGCGCGCCTTCCTTGACGCGGAAGGCTTCACCGATGTGCAAGTGAAGGAGCTGGGCAGCGAGCCTCCCGGCCGCACTGACCCCAGCGACCCGTTCCTCAACATGGTGGTGGAAACCGCCGCCGAGGTCTATGGCGTGCCGATGACGCGTGTGCCGATGAGCGGCGGCTCCGGGCCCAATCACGCCTTCCTGCACTACCTCAAGCTGCCGGTGGTCACCGCCGGCCTGGGCTACCCCGGTGCGCTGGTGCACGCGCCCAACGAGAACATCCGCGAGGATCTGTACCTCAAGGCCACCCAGCACATTGCCCGCGTGGTTGAGAAGTTCGCCGAAGCATGAGCTGGCAGGAGTCTGTTCAACACGAGTTGAATACGGCGGATGCGGCCCGGGCGCGTGGCAACGAAGGCATGGCCCGCGTGTGCGCCCGCCGCGCCGCTGGCTGGGCCATCAAGGCTCATCTGGGCGAAGCCGGCATGAACCTCGACACCAACTCGGTCATCGAGCACTTCCGCCATATGCTGGCGCAGGACGATACCCAGCCAGAGCTGCGCCAGCTGATCCAGCGCCTGCGCCAGCCCAAACTGCGCCCTAACCTGGCCGAGGACTCCTTTTTCCCGGAGGACATTGACCTCATTGCCGACGCGCGCCAGTTGATACGGATGCTGTTTCCAAACGAGAGCTTCGCTTAATAGCAATACTTCCTTGTCACATACAGAACGGACCCCCACAAATCGAAGCTGTGTCATTCCGAACGAGTGCATACAGCCACGCCAGATCGCCGACTCTACATCAGTGAGGAATCCGTTCAGAGCAATCTTCCGCGCAACGCGTCTTAACTCAGCCCCAAGGATCCCTCGCTACGCTCGGGATGCACAATTGCGTAACAAGATGGACGAAGCAATCCACCCACAAGAAAACGGGCCGCTTACGAAGCGGCCCGTTTTTTAGTCTTCAACTTGCCTTGCGGCTTGCTATCAGTCTTCTCGGCGGCTGCGGCCCGGCCGCCTGCCTTCTTGGCGCGGCGCCCCGTGAGCAGGTTCGCCACCGAGCGCACCACGGTGAAGAAGAACACCAGCACGCCGGCGATCGCCCCACCGATCAGCAGCACCAGCTCCAGCGTGGTCAGGCTGGCCTTGGCCAGCGGGCCAGGCTTGCGCACCAGGCGCTTGCGCAGATCCGCCGTGAACGAAGGGCGCGCATCCACCGGCTTGAACACGGATTCGAGCATGTCCTCCACTGAATCCAGCTCGCGCTGCACCTTCTTGCGCTCCCATGGCCAAATGATTCCGCTCATAGCTCAGCCCTACTCCTCATCCGGCAGTTGGCCAAAATCTTCCAACGAAAAATGGCCGGATGTATCCTTGCGGATCTCCTCACGCAGCGAAAGCAGCGTGCGGTGATACAAACTCTTGATCGCCCCTTCGGTGCGATCCATGATCTGCCCGATCTCAGCGTTGGACATGTGCTGAGTGAACTTGAGGATCAGCAGCTGCTGGCGCTCCTCCGGCAGATTGCGGATGAGACGCATCAGCGCATTCTGCTCCTCCGTCTCCATCAGCACACTTTCCGGGTACTCCTCGCTCTTGCTGGCCCGGTAGCCGTCCTCCAGCTCCACTTCCTGCCGGCGGCTGCTGTCGCGGTGCCAGTTGGCCACCAGGTTGTGCGCAATGCGGTACAGCCAGGCGGAGAACGGCACGCCGCGATCGGTATAGCTGGTAATGTGCCGCATGGCTCTGAAGAAGACCCGTGAGCTCAGGTCTTCGGCGTCCTGCGTGCTGCCAGTGCGATAGTAGATATAGTTGTAGATGCGCCCTGCATACTTGTCATACAGCATGCCAAACGCCTCACTATCGCCCTGGGTGGCTTTGGCGAGTATCTTCTCGTCAGTCCACTCAGCCACGCGTGCGCCCGTCCAGAGCAGCGTCAATTAAATTAACCCAGGTGGTTGCAGAAGGTTGCATATCGTTCAAAAGTGGGAAACGAACTGAATAAGGCCAGTATAACATGCGCAGCTTGGCAACAAAAAAGACCCGCCGTTGGCGGGTCTTTTTTCGTTTGTGTAGAGCAGCTAGCTGCGGCGCGTGCTTTTCTTGGTCGCGGCGGTCTTTGCCGCAGCGCGCTTGCGCGGTGCGGGCAGCGCCGGCGGCGTGGCCGCGGGCGCAACCACCGCCCCCGGGCCGGGGTAATCCTGCCCGCCAAAGCGAGTCAGCACCACCGCGCCCAGGCCAGCCAGGCCCACCACCACGCCCAGCAGCCAGCCCAGGCACGGCACCCAACCCACCGCGCCGGTGGCGAAGGTGAGCGTGAAGGTGCCCAGCAAGGCTTGCAGCGCCGGCGACCATACCGCCTTGAAGGCGTCCGCCATGCGGCGGCCGACCTCCAGGCCGAGGCTGATCCAGCCGAAGGCCCAGGCGGTCACCAGCAGGAAGGGCAGCAGCACCGCCACGGGGATGAAGATGAGCGTGATGCTGAGCATCACAGTGGCCGCGCCCACCGCCAGCACGGCCAGCAGGCCAACGCCCGCCGCCATCGGCGGCTGTTCGGTGATCACACCAGCCACGCGGCGCATGTGGCGCTCCATGAACAGCACCAGCAGCAAAGCTACCGTAGCCATCGCCACCGAGCGGAACAGCATCCACACGAACTCAGCCCAGACGCCGCGGCCAACTTCGCGGATGATCGTCTGCGGCTGGGGCACATTGCCAAAATCGCGCATGCCCGGGTTGCGAGACCATTCGCCATCACCCCAGGGGAATTGCACGTCATACACCGTGCTACCGCTCACGATGGCGCTGGGCGAAATCTCGGCCTGGCCGGTCGGCACGATCAAGTCCCCGCTCAGCAAGGCGCCGGCGTTGAGGGTGGCTGCGCCACCCACCACGACCAGGTCGCCGTCAATGCTGCCAGAGATGTCAGCATCGCCACCGATCACGGCCACCTGGCCGTTCACCTGGGCGCGTTCTTCCACCACAAGGCTGCCGCCAAGCACCACCAGGTCACCATTCAGGGTGCGGCCAGCTTCCAGCGTGAAGTCACGCCCCAGCACGATCTCATCAAAGGCCGGCAGCTCAGCCGGAGCGGCAAAGGCCACGCCCGGTACAGCCAGCACAGCTACAGCAGCCAACAGCAGGGCTGCAAACCATTTAGAACGAATCATTTTGTCTCCTTGCGTACATGCTTACGATCCAGTAATAGCACGGTCAGCACCAGGGCTGCCAATGCGCTGGTATTCATT contains the following coding sequences:
- a CDS encoding glycosyltransferase, with product MTPPENPKPLNIAMLSYHASPLASLGNAKSGGMNVYVGELSRHLAARGHRVDVYTRGPQSVRPLANGARVISLAAGPQDDAPVHELAAYLPEFESGLLNFAQQEGVQYDVLHAHYWLSGLVGMHLKKQWGVPLVLMFHTLGLVKNRVTALGAQESAARIRGELRAMHAADTVVAATPAERAELQWLYELRSNKVRVIPPGVDLARFQPQNKSVARNLLGWDDGGDHHLLFVGRIEALKGIDTLIRSLHFVRDERPEMQIRVHIVGGDLEGSQYALDTELARLRAVTRALGLQDQVEFLGSRSQDTLPLYYAAADALVMPSYSESFGMVALEAMSCGRPVIASSVGGLKYLVQDGVSGYHVREGDAPQLAARIMALLGEPGALERMGSAARSEAVRYSWSRTAAEVEGVYAGLLAARAPGTR
- a CDS encoding M20/M25/M40 family metallo-hydrolase, with the protein product MADFKQADQYIATNLDASLDELAKLCAVPSVAAQGIGIDEAVEVVQAMLAKRGFATEVMPTGGAPVVYAERKGRNTAKTLLFYNHYDVQPAEPLELWHTPPFEATRKDGKMYARGVSDDKGHFVSRLFALDSLLAQSDELPCNIKFVVEGEEEIGSIHMPAFVEKHADKLAADACIWEFGYVDANDKPIQYMGMRGICYVEFTVELLKTDVHSGLGGSIFPNAAWRLVWALNSLKGPDGRIRIPGHYDKVVPPTELDRQLAAALTYEGDDYRERYGVKEFLRGTEGNPNLALQEFLEPTMTISGLTAGYQGPGTKTVLPAKASAKIDFRLVPNQTPEDVMKGLRAFLDAEGFTDVQVKELGSEPPGRTDPSDPFLNMVVETAAEVYGVPMTRVPMSGGSGPNHAFLHYLKLPVVTAGLGYPGALVHAPNENIREDLYLKATQHIARVVEKFAEA
- a CDS encoding peptidylprolyl isomerase: MEIDPAKSYTATITTDKGDMVIKLFAAEVPATVNNFVFLARQGYYDGTTFHRVIGNFMVQGGDPTGSGMGGPGYKFADEFHPSLRHSKRGILSMANAGPNTNGSQFFITHGPTPHLDNRHAVFGELVEGEDVLMAIPERDPGRGGPAGQLVSITIQES
- a CDS encoding sigma-70 family RNA polymerase sigma factor, with translation MAEWTDEKILAKATQGDSEAFGMLYDKYAGRIYNYIYYRTGSTQDAEDLSSRVFFRAMRHITSYTDRGVPFSAWLYRIAHNLVANWHRDSSRRQEVELEDGYRASKSEEYPESVLMETEEQNALMRLIRNLPEERQQLLILKFTQHMSNAEIGQIMDRTEGAIKSLYHRTLLSLREEIRKDTSGHFSLEDFGQLPDEE
- the udk gene encoding uridine kinase, yielding MPVPLVIGVAGGSGSGKTTVAQAIVQRATPGSVAYIQHDSYYKDLSSLAPAQRKTTNFDHPNSLESELMVEHIRALKEGRSVEVPSYDFTTHTRRKETNTVEPRPIVLVEGILLYVEAELREMCDVKLFVDTDADLRFIRRLQRDISERGRSTESVIQQYFATVRPMHLEFVEPSKRYADLIIPYGGFNKVALEFVLARIEARLREYKKELAN
- a CDS encoding VTT domain-containing protein yields the protein MAARPANLKLWRALALLLVVGVSLAIVFLPDEYTSQLQALGYPGLFLLTLISYATVFLPAPAALVVFTMGAHLPPLGVALAAGSGAALGELTGYLAGFSGQAAIENTAAYQRMVGWMQRNGMLTVFVLAAVPNPIVDLSGIAAGALRMPLPRFLLACWLGQVLKMLMIALAGAGLFRLPYFAN
- a CDS encoding polymer-forming cytoskeletal protein, with product MIRSKWFAALLLAAVAVLAVPGVAFAAPAELPAFDEIVLGRDFTLEAGRTLNGDLVVLGGSLVVEERAQVNGQVAVIGGDADISGSIDGDLVVVGGAATLNAGALLSGDLIVPTGQAEISPSAIVSGSTVYDVQFPWGDGEWSRNPGMRDFGNVPQPQTIIREVGRGVWAEFVWMLFRSVAMATVALLLVLFMERHMRRVAGVITEQPPMAAGVGLLAVLAVGAATVMLSITLIFIPVAVLLPFLLVTAWAFGWISLGLEVGRRMADAFKAVWSPALQALLGTFTLTFATGAVGWVPCLGWLLGVVVGLAGLGAVVLTRFGGQDYPGPGAVVAPAATPPALPAPRKRAAAKTAATKKSTRRS